A stretch of Ferribacterium limneticum DNA encodes these proteins:
- a CDS encoding PilW family protein, whose product MDKPVFFPRHRQTGVSIIEIMITLVLGLFIIGGVLYTFLSTRTAYISNDAIARIQEDGRMAMERLAREIRQAGFMGCSNSLDITPRIIADPDKDGNTAEHVTFGAGDGIQVYNNGVGWVNPSAIVRVAGTDVIQIKGLGACTGRLTGNMTAVNANIQIGTNPCGWTAGQILVIADCTNVDIFAATNVSSGSITIAHANSANTDEKLSKAYGKEAMIFGYGEKTFFIGMHPTLNLPMLYEISYNGTVTTANDVVANVYDMQVLAARVDTNADSAPDSTVTSTGSPPALGGVTWPQALSLQVRFSVRSESDNAGPSSLTYTFNGAAVTDKRIKRDFTTVIGIRNRLP is encoded by the coding sequence ATGGACAAGCCTGTGTTTTTCCCGAGGCATCGACAGACTGGCGTTTCGATTATCGAGATCATGATCACGCTGGTTTTGGGTTTGTTTATTATTGGTGGTGTTCTTTACACCTTTCTGAGTACGCGCACGGCCTATATTTCAAATGATGCGATCGCCAGGATTCAGGAGGATGGTCGCATGGCCATGGAGCGCTTGGCGCGGGAGATTCGCCAAGCCGGCTTCATGGGATGTTCGAATTCACTTGATATCACGCCACGAATCATCGCCGATCCAGACAAAGATGGTAACACTGCGGAGCATGTCACTTTCGGTGCAGGAGACGGTATTCAGGTCTACAACAATGGTGTGGGCTGGGTGAATCCCTCAGCGATTGTTCGGGTAGCTGGCACTGATGTTATCCAGATCAAAGGGCTGGGGGCCTGTACTGGCCGGCTGACCGGCAATATGACTGCAGTTAACGCCAATATTCAGATCGGCACCAATCCCTGCGGATGGACAGCCGGGCAGATTCTGGTAATCGCCGACTGTACAAATGTCGATATTTTTGCCGCAACCAATGTTAGCTCTGGCTCGATCACCATCGCACATGCAAATTCAGCAAATACCGATGAGAAACTTTCTAAGGCCTATGGCAAAGAAGCCATGATCTTCGGATATGGTGAAAAGACATTCTTTATCGGTATGCATCCCACCCTAAACCTGCCGATGCTTTATGAAATAAGCTACAACGGAACAGTAACAACAGCAAATGATGTGGTTGCCAATGTTTATGATATGCAGGTGCTTGCTGCGAGGGTTGATACCAATGCGGATAGCGCCCCCGATTCAACCGTGACTTCAACAGGCTCGCCGCCCGCACTTGGAGGGGTAACGTGGCCACAGGCACTAAGTTTGCAGGTCCGCTTTTCTGTGCGCAGCGAGTCCGACAACGCGGGGCCTTCGAGTTTGACTTATACCTTCAATGGAGCCGCTGTGACCGACAAGCGGATTAAGCGCGATTTCACGACGGTTATTGGAATCAGGAATCGTCTGCCATGA
- a CDS encoding pilus assembly PilX family protein, which translates to MKKPLSVAYSQKGISLVVSLLILVMVTLLALSVVNTSVFEERMAGNTRDRSLAFESAEYAMREAQDFLSNAVLPPFTTSGGSTGGYYRDLNTSPTGQTEEIYWRDTHNWSANSVAATKASGVLSGQTQPRYVIEEYPAISCAGYSKKWPPPPPRNVYKITARGQGRTTESVVILQSWFDRGCG; encoded by the coding sequence ATGAAAAAGCCTCTGTCAGTAGCGTATTCGCAAAAAGGGATCTCGCTTGTAGTGTCCCTGTTGATTCTGGTTATGGTTACCCTGTTGGCCCTCAGCGTGGTGAATACTAGTGTTTTTGAAGAGCGTATGGCCGGGAATACCCGCGATCGTTCCCTGGCGTTCGAGTCGGCAGAATATGCTATGCGAGAAGCTCAGGATTTTCTGTCAAATGCGGTTTTGCCGCCATTTACCACCTCGGGTGGCTCTACCGGTGGTTACTACCGCGATCTAAATACCTCGCCGACTGGTCAGACTGAGGAAATTTACTGGCGGGATACTCACAACTGGTCAGCCAATTCAGTGGCGGCGACGAAAGCCAGCGGGGTGCTTAGTGGGCAAACCCAGCCTCGATATGTCATCGAGGAATACCCGGCAATTTCATGTGCTGGGTATTCAAAAAAATGGCCGCCACCGCCGCCGCGTAATGTTTATAAGATTACGGCACGTGGGCAGGGGCGGACTACTGAGTCGGTGGTCATTCTTCAGTCATGGTTTGACCGCGGCTGCGGCTAA
- a CDS encoding pilus assembly protein: MKKLFCGLILAMVSCVSAQAGVIAQDPLFISAQADPRVMLVASRDHQLFIKAYTDYSDLDGDGFLDTAFTPYIEYDGYFNPRKCYTYQNNRFEATSAATTETVTVSFPNGSTATKSQYVCASQWSGNLLNWASMTRADIVRKVFYGGYRSTDTESLTVLERAHLPRDVHAFAKVFDAATTANMNKFTPYNDQTSISFCNLTNDGASASKSSTNPPVMQIANGAFRLWAANEHPQCGTGSGTKPASLRETLNARVKVCDDAGGTDTISGPGPKCKTYLKTGAAKKPIGLLQQYGDADVSLSLKFGLMTGSWAHGKSGGVLRKNIGSLSNSGGKYPNNYNCATAGEGFVSGSTDEVDFCTGLFVNNQGLPRSASSTDDLPTTGGVIGTLNRLRIAGWDGSKYDGVCNNPGVTSFANGNCVDWGNPISEMYLESLRYLQAGNATTKLASDTSAASPTANFNGSDASYIAGLPQLTWKDPIPAAEWCAKSNIVMISTGLNSFDFDETAHDLGWGKSTATLTNEVADASHEKLTGNFMIGSVTGASNYESVCSSKALGDLSQASGICPEVPSVEGSYHVAGLALGTSLFDLRSGYASKRNSLWSKSKPEYALRQPLTTFAVALAENLPDFSIPVGVSGKEITFIPFCQANSNGSAALGDTGWRACSMVDLEVEQGTNQTAGSFKIMWEDSTWGNDYDMDGVAHIRYCVGAACNAYAGQNGMPAIPDADKLYLKVASMTAAAGHALKYGYTISGSTADGTVMDVLRPGNANYSTYAANSEFTKPVTSWSTPAWVGYSISASTTANLMQNPLYYTAKYAAWPNWDKKNNATRATLVNGDGQADNFFRVRNPAGLEQAIGSALKESLADPSSSSSIATNSTRLDTDTFVYQARFKATDWSGQVLAYPVVTVTNTTTNTTSAALGTLAWDAGVLAKYPAESLRRIYTYNRSATLKGIDFKWGSLSAKQKAGLDDANVVNTSSSVISYLRGDQSQELKDTSVPSDGVFDVGIYRPRTSLMGDIINSDPVFIGGQNFSYGNISSITGYDSYAAQVDKKFSTTGSAKNPLIVVNSNDGMMHVIDAKNGNEIFTYLPSWLICPDETAASGCNSGANSSPLRNLLNANMNHQYLLDGNLVVGDAYVDTGAGVAWKTLLVGAAAAGGKGVFAVDLTKSYDGTSETLSTSDVATTQSTYAALTATDTVLWEFTDKFGDADLGYTYGQPVIARMANDQWAAVFGNGYSSANGKAVLYIVNLADGSLIKKIEVGDGSTAASPNGLSAPAAIFDSGTGALSAIFAGDLKGNLWKFDVTGSNTNNWKVDNGAGTPLFTAFDDAGNRQPITAGLDIGTHPNGGYMVYFGTGKYFEKGDNTSTAQQTIYGIWDKTASNDEIAASTVDTVSEKDVVLQKHSILIEMPNPLAGGGDIRVTDDTGSINWANKRGWYLNMGVTSRERVVTPPILRNKRVIVTSMIPSASPCDFGGTSWIMEFDPETGNRPSFSVFDLNNNGTFTSSDYVSVTIGGVAVNVPANGVKSTEGIIKSPAIISAGSKDFKISSGTTGNVLVVAEQGSTTRPRPAWRQIQ, from the coding sequence ATGAAAAAATTATTCTGCGGTTTGATATTGGCGATGGTTTCCTGCGTTTCGGCGCAGGCCGGAGTCATTGCCCAGGATCCTCTGTTCATAAGTGCTCAGGCCGATCCTCGCGTCATGCTTGTTGCGTCTCGCGACCACCAGCTATTCATCAAGGCTTATACCGATTATTCCGATCTTGATGGTGACGGCTTCCTTGATACTGCCTTCACGCCTTACATTGAGTACGACGGCTACTTCAATCCGCGGAAGTGTTACACCTATCAAAACAATCGTTTCGAAGCGACATCAGCAGCTACAACAGAAACGGTGACTGTGAGCTTTCCGAATGGCTCGACGGCGACCAAGTCCCAATACGTCTGCGCCAGTCAGTGGAGTGGTAATTTGCTCAACTGGGCAAGCATGACCCGAGCCGACATTGTTCGGAAGGTTTTTTATGGTGGGTATCGCTCGACGGACACCGAGTCGCTAACGGTCCTTGAGCGTGCTCATCTGCCCCGCGACGTCCATGCGTTTGCCAAGGTGTTCGATGCGGCCACGACGGCCAATATGAACAAGTTCACCCCATACAACGATCAGACTTCCATTAGTTTCTGTAACCTGACTAACGATGGGGCCAGTGCTTCGAAGTCATCGACGAATCCGCCGGTCATGCAGATAGCCAACGGCGCATTCCGTCTCTGGGCAGCCAATGAGCATCCTCAGTGCGGAACAGGCTCAGGCACAAAGCCTGCATCACTTCGTGAAACACTGAATGCTCGGGTCAAAGTTTGCGACGATGCTGGCGGTACAGATACCATCAGTGGCCCCGGCCCGAAGTGCAAGACTTACCTGAAAACGGGGGCTGCTAAAAAGCCAATCGGCTTACTGCAACAATACGGGGATGCCGATGTGTCGCTCAGCCTGAAGTTTGGCCTGATGACCGGAAGTTGGGCGCACGGCAAATCCGGTGGCGTACTCCGGAAGAATATTGGCAGCCTGAGCAACAGCGGCGGCAAGTACCCGAACAACTACAACTGTGCCACAGCGGGCGAGGGTTTCGTCTCAGGTTCAACCGATGAGGTTGATTTTTGCACAGGCCTATTTGTCAATAATCAGGGCTTGCCGAGAAGTGCTTCGTCGACCGACGACTTGCCTACCACTGGCGGAGTCATAGGAACTTTGAACCGACTGCGAATTGCAGGTTGGGATGGCAGCAAGTATGACGGTGTTTGTAACAATCCGGGAGTTACCTCGTTTGCCAACGGCAACTGTGTTGACTGGGGAAATCCCATTTCAGAGATGTATCTGGAGTCGCTGCGCTATCTCCAGGCCGGAAATGCCACCACCAAGCTGGCTAGCGATACCAGTGCCGCATCGCCAACAGCTAACTTCAATGGTAGTGATGCCTCGTATATTGCAGGTTTGCCGCAGCTAACCTGGAAAGATCCGATTCCGGCCGCCGAATGGTGTGCCAAGTCGAATATCGTGATGATCTCGACAGGCCTGAACTCCTTTGACTTTGACGAAACTGCTCACGACCTAGGCTGGGGAAAGTCGACAGCAACTTTGACCAATGAGGTTGCCGATGCTTCGCATGAGAAGCTCACAGGCAATTTCATGATCGGCAGTGTGACCGGGGCCTCCAACTACGAGTCTGTCTGTTCCTCAAAAGCGTTGGGCGACCTTTCGCAAGCCTCCGGCATCTGCCCGGAGGTGCCCAGCGTTGAGGGCAGCTACCATGTGGCCGGTTTGGCCTTGGGTACTTCTTTGTTCGACCTGCGCTCCGGTTATGCTTCTAAACGCAATTCGTTGTGGAGTAAATCCAAACCCGAGTACGCGCTGCGGCAGCCATTGACGACCTTTGCGGTTGCGCTGGCTGAGAATCTCCCGGATTTTTCGATCCCGGTTGGGGTGAGCGGCAAAGAAATCACCTTCATTCCCTTCTGTCAGGCCAATTCGAACGGATCGGCTGCGCTAGGTGATACAGGCTGGCGTGCCTGCAGTATGGTTGATCTGGAAGTAGAGCAGGGTACCAACCAGACTGCAGGTAGCTTCAAGATCATGTGGGAAGACTCGACGTGGGGTAACGACTACGATATGGACGGCGTCGCTCATATCCGTTATTGCGTTGGCGCGGCGTGTAATGCCTATGCCGGACAGAATGGCATGCCGGCTATTCCCGATGCTGACAAGCTGTATCTTAAGGTTGCGTCGATGACCGCGGCGGCAGGCCATGCGTTGAAATATGGCTACACGATCTCCGGTAGTACGGCTGATGGGACGGTGATGGATGTATTACGTCCAGGTAACGCAAACTATTCGACCTATGCTGCAAACAGCGAGTTCACAAAGCCGGTTACATCCTGGAGCACTCCTGCCTGGGTCGGATACTCGATATCGGCGAGCACCACGGCCAACCTGATGCAGAATCCGCTCTACTACACTGCAAAATACGCGGCTTGGCCAAATTGGGACAAAAAGAATAACGCCACGCGTGCGACGCTCGTGAATGGCGATGGTCAGGCAGATAACTTCTTCCGGGTACGCAATCCCGCTGGCCTGGAGCAGGCCATCGGCTCGGCATTGAAGGAGTCCTTGGCTGATCCCTCATCATCGTCATCGATTGCGACGAACTCGACCCGCTTGGATACGGACACCTTTGTCTATCAAGCGCGCTTCAAGGCGACCGACTGGAGTGGACAGGTGCTAGCCTATCCCGTCGTGACTGTCACCAATACTACTACCAATACAACTTCAGCCGCCTTAGGAACCTTGGCTTGGGATGCGGGCGTTCTGGCGAAATATCCTGCCGAATCATTGCGTCGAATATATACCTATAATCGTAGTGCGACGCTTAAAGGTATTGACTTTAAATGGGGTTCGCTATCTGCGAAGCAGAAGGCAGGTTTGGATGATGCCAATGTTGTAAACACTTCATCTTCTGTGATTAGCTATCTGCGCGGTGATCAGAGTCAGGAGTTGAAGGACACCTCTGTGCCGAGTGATGGTGTTTTCGACGTCGGTATTTATCGGCCGCGAACGTCACTCATGGGGGATATCATCAATTCTGATCCGGTCTTTATCGGCGGGCAAAATTTCTCCTATGGCAATATCAGCAGCATCACCGGCTATGACTCTTATGCAGCCCAAGTGGATAAGAAGTTTTCAACGACGGGGTCTGCCAAAAATCCGCTGATCGTTGTTAATTCAAATGACGGCATGATGCATGTGATTGACGCCAAGAATGGCAACGAAATATTCACCTACTTGCCAAGTTGGTTGATTTGCCCTGACGAAACGGCCGCATCCGGGTGCAACAGCGGAGCGAATAGTAGTCCGCTTCGCAACCTTCTGAATGCCAACATGAACCATCAGTATCTTCTGGATGGCAACCTGGTAGTTGGTGATGCCTACGTCGATACGGGGGCAGGGGTTGCTTGGAAGACGCTTCTTGTCGGGGCCGCGGCAGCGGGTGGCAAGGGAGTTTTTGCAGTGGATCTGACCAAGAGTTACGACGGTACCAGCGAAACGTTGTCAACTTCGGATGTGGCAACAACTCAGTCGACCTATGCTGCACTGACTGCCACCGATACCGTGCTCTGGGAGTTTACGGATAAATTTGGGGATGCCGATCTTGGCTATACCTATGGCCAGCCTGTGATTGCCAGAATGGCAAATGACCAATGGGCAGCGGTTTTTGGCAATGGTTATAGTTCCGCGAATGGCAAGGCTGTGCTCTATATCGTTAATCTGGCTGATGGTAGCTTGATCAAGAAAATTGAGGTTGGCGATGGATCGACTGCAGCCAGTCCTAATGGGCTTTCTGCTCCCGCTGCGATATTCGATTCCGGCACCGGGGCGCTATCAGCAATTTTTGCGGGAGATCTAAAAGGAAATCTCTGGAAATTTGACGTAACGGGTTCCAATACCAATAACTGGAAAGTGGATAATGGAGCAGGGACTCCGTTATTTACTGCTTTTGACGATGCTGGAAATCGCCAGCCAATCACCGCCGGTCTGGATATTGGCACCCATCCAAATGGTGGTTACATGGTGTATTTCGGAACAGGAAAGTATTTCGAAAAAGGTGATAACACCTCTACTGCTCAGCAAACAATCTACGGGATTTGGGATAAGACGGCCAGCAATGATGAAATTGCTGCATCAACTGTCGATACGGTTTCCGAAAAAGATGTTGTACTGCAAAAACACTCAATTTTGATTGAAATGCCGAACCCGTTGGCGGGGGGGGGGGACATCCGGGTTACCGATGATACCGGATCTATCAACTGGGCCAACAAGCGCGGCTGGTATCTCAATATGGGTGTGACATCGCGGGAACGTGTGGTTACCCCGCCGATTCTTCGCAATAAGCGGGTTATCGTGACGAGCATGATTCCCAGTGCATCGCCCTGTGATTTTGGTGGCACAAGCTGGATTATGGAATTCGATCCGGAAACAGGAAATCGTCCGTCATTCTCGGTATTCGACCTGAATAATAACGGTACTTTCACAAGTTCTGATTATGTTTCAGTGACGATTGGTGGGGTTGCAGTCAATGTTCCGGCCAATGGAGTCAAATCGACGGAGGGCATCATTAAATCGCCCGCCATCATTTCAGCCGGTTCCAAAGACTTCAAGATCAGTAGCGGTACCACCGGCAATGTGTTGGTCGTTGCTGAGCAGGGATCAACCACCCGCCCACGCCCGGCTTGGCGTCAGATTCAATAA
- a CDS encoding type IV pilin protein: protein MKHKGFTLIELMIVVAIVGVLAAIAYPSYQEYIARARRADAKTVLLENAQFLERFYTQNGTYLNATLPITEAPKDGGTKFYDISFVAAQTATAFQIQAAPKNAQSGDKCGTLIVNHSNQKSVSGATLDSPTCWSK from the coding sequence ATGAAACATAAGGGTTTCACATTGATCGAACTGATGATTGTCGTGGCAATTGTCGGAGTGCTGGCTGCCATAGCCTATCCGAGTTACCAGGAGTACATCGCCAGGGCGCGGCGGGCTGATGCCAAGACGGTGTTGCTGGAAAATGCACAATTTCTCGAACGCTTCTATACGCAAAATGGAACATATCTAAATGCGACTTTGCCGATTACAGAAGCACCGAAGGATGGTGGCACCAAGTTCTACGACATTAGCTTTGTAGCGGCCCAGACTGCCACCGCATTCCAGATTCAGGCAGCTCCCAAGAATGCTCAGTCGGGAGACAAATGCGGAACCCTTATCGTCAACCATTCCAATCAGAAGTCAGTTTCGGGGGCCACATTGGATAGTCCGACCTGCTGGAGCAAATAA
- the rpsT gene encoding 30S ribosomal protein S20: protein MANSAQARKRARQADGQRSHNASLRSTLRTAIKRVRQAIEAGDKAAAQGVFQQSVAVLDRIADKKIVHKNKASRTKSRLSAQIKALAAA from the coding sequence ATGGCCAATAGCGCACAAGCCCGCAAGCGCGCCCGTCAAGCTGACGGGCAGCGTTCCCATAACGCCAGCCTGCGTTCGACCCTGCGTACCGCAATCAAGCGTGTCCGTCAGGCGATCGAAGCTGGTGACAAAGCCGCCGCTCAAGGCGTCTTCCAGCAGTCCGTCGCAGTGCTTGACCGCATTGCTGACAAGAAGATTGTTCACAAGAACAAGGCTTCCCGTACCAAGAGCCGTCTGTCTGCTCAAATCAAGGCACTTGCTGCTGCCTGA
- a CDS encoding DUF3579 domain-containing protein, translating to MTNQESTTFIIVGLTQQGKKFRPSDWAERLCGVMSAFGAERKMKYSPYVGPGDYNGEKAVFVDGRLGEIEPMAYRFMLNFAQDNDLQIIDGVCAIDKK from the coding sequence ATGACAAATCAAGAATCGACCACATTCATCATTGTCGGCCTCACCCAACAAGGGAAGAAATTTCGCCCAAGCGATTGGGCGGAACGTCTTTGCGGCGTCATGTCCGCCTTTGGCGCCGAACGCAAGATGAAATACTCCCCTTACGTCGGCCCAGGTGACTACAACGGCGAAAAAGCCGTGTTTGTCGATGGGCGCCTGGGCGAGATTGAACCCATGGCCTACCGCTTCATGCTCAACTTCGCTCAGGACAACGACCTGCAAATTATTGACGGCGTCTGCGCCATCGACAAAAAGTAA
- a CDS encoding aspartate aminotransferase family protein, whose protein sequence is MSHVMNTYARLPVTFSHGNGCRITDTEGKEYLDALSGIAVSTLGHAHPRLVAAIAAQAGRMLHTSNLYRIAEQEQLADRLCGLSGMQEVFFSNSGAEANEAAIKLARFYGHKKNIELPTVIVMEKAFHGRTMATLSATGNRKAQAGFEPLVAGFVRVPYGDLEAIKTLAEHNNNIVAVMLEIIQGEGGIHLADPVFYRGVRELCDTQEWLMICDEVQCGMGRTGKWFGYQQAGVQPDIATLAKGLGSGVPIGACLAGGKAAGLFGPGNHGSTFGGNPLVSTAALTTIDVIEQDGLLGNAERIGALIRKLFAEVLAGVKGVVDIRGHGLMIGLELDRPCGALVGKALAAGLLINVTADTVIRFLPPLIFSESDARELVERTTPLIKEFLAA, encoded by the coding sequence ATGTCGCATGTCATGAATACCTACGCCCGGTTGCCGGTGACTTTCAGTCACGGAAATGGCTGCCGGATTACCGATACCGAGGGCAAGGAGTATCTGGACGCGTTGTCCGGGATTGCTGTTTCGACGCTCGGTCACGCTCATCCCCGGTTGGTTGCGGCCATTGCAGCTCAAGCCGGGCGCATGCTGCACACTTCCAACCTGTATCGAATTGCTGAACAGGAACAGTTGGCTGACAGGCTCTGTGGGCTTTCGGGCATGCAGGAGGTTTTTTTCAGCAACTCCGGTGCCGAGGCTAATGAGGCGGCGATCAAGCTGGCGCGCTTCTACGGTCACAAGAAGAATATCGAACTACCGACTGTCATCGTGATGGAAAAGGCTTTTCACGGCCGGACGATGGCGACGCTCTCTGCAACAGGCAACCGCAAGGCGCAGGCCGGCTTTGAGCCACTGGTGGCGGGCTTTGTGCGCGTGCCGTACGGTGATCTTGAAGCGATCAAGACGCTGGCTGAGCACAACAATAATATTGTGGCGGTCATGCTGGAGATCATTCAGGGTGAAGGTGGTATTCATCTGGCCGATCCGGTTTTCTATCGCGGTGTGCGCGAACTCTGCGATACGCAGGAATGGCTGATGATCTGCGATGAGGTGCAGTGCGGCATGGGCCGTACCGGCAAGTGGTTCGGCTATCAACAGGCCGGCGTGCAGCCCGACATAGCTACGCTGGCCAAGGGGCTGGGCTCTGGGGTGCCGATTGGTGCCTGTCTGGCTGGCGGCAAGGCCGCAGGACTATTCGGGCCGGGCAATCATGGCTCGACCTTTGGTGGTAATCCGCTGGTGTCGACCGCAGCCCTGACGACCATCGATGTGATCGAGCAGGATGGTTTGCTGGGCAATGCAGAGCGTATTGGCGCCCTGATCCGTAAGCTGTTTGCCGAAGTGCTGGCCGGCGTCAAAGGTGTGGTCGATATTCGCGGGCATGGCTTGATGATCGGCCTTGAACTGGATCGCCCCTGCGGTGCTCTGGTTGGCAAGGCGCTGGCCGCGGGGCTGCTGATTAATGTCACCGCCGACACGGTCATTCGTTTCCTGCCGCCGCTGATTTTCAGTGAAAGCGATGCTCGTGAGCTGGTGGAGCGCACCACGCCACTGATCAAGGAATTTCTGGCTGCTTAA
- the argF gene encoding ornithine carbamoyltransferase — protein sequence MAIKHFLQFKDFTREELEYVFERTGWIKNQFKSYQKYWPLSDRTLVMIFEKASTRTRLSFEAGMQQLGGSAIYLNTRDSQLGRGEPVEDAAQVISRMSDIVMIRTFEQEIIERFAANSRVPVINGLTNEYHPCQILADIYTYIEHRGCIQGKTVAWVGDANNMCNTWLQAAEVLDFKVHVSTPPGYEIQPELVGKIDSARFKVFADPMDACRDADLVTTDVWTSMGFEAENEERIKAFADWCVDGEMMQVANPQAVFMHCLPAHRGEEVTAEVIDGPQSVVWDEAENRLHVQKALMEYLLLGRLQG from the coding sequence ATGGCAATCAAACACTTTCTGCAATTCAAGGATTTCACCCGTGAAGAGCTCGAATATGTATTCGAGCGCACTGGCTGGATCAAAAATCAGTTCAAGTCCTATCAGAAGTATTGGCCGCTCTCCGACCGTACACTGGTTATGATCTTCGAGAAGGCCAGCACGCGGACGCGTTTGTCGTTCGAGGCTGGCATGCAGCAACTCGGTGGTTCTGCGATCTACCTGAACACTCGCGATTCCCAACTTGGGCGAGGTGAACCGGTCGAGGATGCGGCGCAGGTAATTTCCCGGATGAGCGACATCGTGATGATTCGCACCTTCGAGCAGGAGATCATCGAGCGTTTCGCCGCTAATTCGCGCGTGCCGGTGATCAATGGACTGACCAACGAATATCACCCCTGCCAGATTCTGGCTGACATCTACACCTACATCGAGCATCGCGGCTGCATCCAGGGCAAGACCGTGGCCTGGGTGGGTGATGCCAACAATATGTGCAACACTTGGCTGCAGGCGGCCGAGGTGCTGGACTTCAAGGTTCACGTGTCTACCCCACCGGGTTACGAGATTCAGCCAGAATTGGTCGGCAAGATCGATTCGGCACGATTCAAGGTTTTTGCTGATCCGATGGATGCCTGCCGTGATGCCGATCTGGTGACCACTGACGTGTGGACCTCAATGGGCTTCGAGGCGGAGAACGAGGAACGGATCAAGGCCTTTGCTGACTGGTGCGTCGATGGCGAGATGATGCAGGTAGCTAATCCACAAGCCGTGTTCATGCACTGTCTGCCGGCGCATCGCGGCGAGGAAGTGACTGCCGAGGTGATCGATGGGCCGCAATCTGTGGTTTGGGATGAGGCTGAAAACCGCCTGCACGTGCAGAAGGCGTTGATGGAATATTTGCTGCTGGGCCGGCTTCAGGGCTGA
- a CDS encoding DUF2788 domain-containing protein, with product MEGGTVFGLNEEQIADFFSTWGVGAFILFMLFIIGEIAYKSKAGKTGTFVLFFVLAFGMVGFIAKSVIQKLWGI from the coding sequence ATGGAGGGCGGCACCGTATTCGGGCTCAACGAAGAACAGATCGCAGACTTCTTCTCGACCTGGGGCGTTGGCGCCTTCATCCTCTTCATGCTGTTCATCATTGGCGAGATCGCCTACAAATCCAAGGCTGGCAAGACGGGTACCTTTGTACTCTTCTTCGTGCTGGCTTTCGGCATGGTCGGGTTCATCGCCAAATCAGTCATTCAGAAACTCTGGGGTATTTAA
- the ppnP gene encoding pyrimidine/purine nucleoside phosphorylase has translation MSQYDNVSVVKKANVYFDGKCVSHTVVLADGTKKTVGVILPSSLTFNTGAPEIMEGVGGSCSVKLKGESEWKTYGDGQSFNVPGNSSFEIACDEPYHYVCHFG, from the coding sequence ATGTCGCAATACGACAATGTTTCCGTGGTCAAGAAGGCCAATGTTTACTTCGATGGTAAGTGCGTCAGCCACACCGTGGTGTTGGCCGACGGCACGAAGAAAACGGTTGGTGTGATCCTGCCGTCCAGCCTGACCTTCAATACCGGCGCACCGGAAATCATGGAAGGCGTTGGTGGTTCCTGCAGCGTCAAGCTGAAAGGCGAAAGTGAATGGAAGACCTACGGCGATGGTCAGTCCTTCAACGTGCCGGGCAACTCCAGCTTCGAAATTGCTTGTGACGAGCCCTATCACTACGTCTGTCACTTCGGGTAA
- a CDS encoding YajQ family cyclic di-GMP-binding protein, producing the protein MPSFDFTSEADMVGLKNAVDVTSRQIDNRYDFKGTSAKVELNEKDKVITLWGDSDFQLDQIKDLLFPAMEKKEKESVKRLDHQKVVSVSGNKVKQEMKIKDGIDSDLAKKIVKLVKDGKLKVQASIQGDTVRVQGAKRDDLQGCIALITKSITDFPIKYGNFRD; encoded by the coding sequence ATGCCGAGTTTTGACTTCACCTCCGAAGCGGACATGGTTGGTCTGAAGAACGCAGTCGACGTCACCTCACGCCAGATCGATAACCGTTACGACTTCAAGGGTACCAGCGCCAAGGTTGAGCTGAACGAAAAGGACAAGGTCATCACCCTCTGGGGCGATTCCGACTTTCAGCTCGACCAGATCAAGGACCTGCTTTTCCCGGCGATGGAAAAGAAGGAGAAGGAAAGCGTCAAGCGACTGGATCACCAGAAGGTGGTCAGCGTCTCCGGCAACAAGGTCAAGCAGGAGATGAAGATCAAGGATGGCATCGACAGCGACCTGGCCAAGAAGATCGTCAAGCTGGTTAAGGACGGTAAGCTCAAGGTTCAGGCCTCGATCCAGGGCGATACTGTGCGTGTCCAGGGGGCCAAGCGCGATGATCTGCAGGGCTGTATTGCTCTAATTACCAAGTCGATTACCGACTTTCCGATCAAGTACGGTAATTTCCGCGACTAA